One Salmo salar chromosome ssa01, Ssal_v3.1, whole genome shotgun sequence DNA window includes the following coding sequences:
- the LOC106570496 gene encoding D-dopachrome decarboxylase-A, with translation MPFIDLESNLPASKFSEDFLKKLGSKTAAVLGKPEERMIVVVKPGLPMLMCGTCAPCVILSVSAIGVTDTAEKNKEHSANILPFLIGELGLTEDRIVIRFYALEPHQVGKKGTVMSYL, from the exons ATGCCGTTCATTGATTTGGAAAGTAACTTACCTGCTAGTAAGTTTTCTGAGGATTTCTTGAAAAAGCTAGGGTCCAAAACAGCTGCTGTTCTAGGCAAACCCGAAGAG AGAATGATAGTGGTGGTGAAACCTGGACTGCCAATGCTCATGTGTGGAACTTGCGCTCCGTGCGTCATACTGTCTGTGTCCGCCATCGGTGTCACTGACACAGCTgagaagaacaaggaacacagtGCCAATATCTTACCTTTTCTTATTGGAGAACTTGGTCTTACTGaggacag GATCGTGATCAGGTTCTATGCACTGGAGCCACATCAGGTTGGAAAGAAAGGTACTGTTATGAGTTACCTCTAG